In Penaeus monodon isolate SGIC_2016 chromosome 15, NSTDA_Pmon_1, whole genome shotgun sequence, a genomic segment contains:
- the LOC119582381 gene encoding broad-complex core protein isoforms 1/2/3/4/5-like — translation MAEQQFCLRWNNFQANIVSSFEALLDREEFVDVTLTAEGKSLKAHRVLLSACSPYFRDLFRDLPAHQHPVIVLRDTSFLELKSLLSFIYHGEVNVSQERLGLLLKTAEALRIKGLAQDKRTSDSEHFGSLSSSPEKEPEEGLDRGERRGGGPGSPALSLAFSGIGGSALAPINPLVPLEPPSHKPPHLLHSPPAKRRKPLHSPIGGPPIITPPSQRENNVPQAPPVTSTASHEEDNSAGKVINLTMGATNSGGGGGGSPSPRLVPKTELSLSEEDGPVVIMRQKSPMKKTLLTMICQILQLKTCTAYPNTSQQQYKTLCAK, via the exons ATGGCTGAACAGCAGTTCTGCCTACGGTGGAACAACTTCCAGGCCAACATTGTATCATCATTTGAAGCTCTATTAGACCGGGAAGAGTTTGTGGACGTAACGCTCACTGCTGAGGGGAAATCGTTAAAGGCACACAGGGTATTACTATCAGCATGCAGCCCATATTTCAGAGACTTGTTCAGG GATCTCCCTGCTCACCAGCATCCAGTCATAGTTTTGCGTGATACAAGTTTTTTAGAATTAAAATCCCTACTGAGCTTCATATACCATGGAGAAGTTAATGTTTCTCAAGAAAGACTGGGCCTCCTTCTCAAGACTGCTGAGGCTCTCAGAATCAAAGGACTTGCTCAAGACAAGAGAACTAGTGATAGTGAACAT TTTGGGAGCCTTAGCAGTAGTCCAGAGAAGGAACCAGAAGAGGGCCTTGATAGAGGTGAACGTCGTGGAGGGGGTCCTGGCTCCCCTGCACTCAGTTTGGCGTTCTCTGGGATAGGCGGGTCCGCACTGGCCCCCATCAACCCTCTCGTTCCCCTGGAGCCACCAAGCCACAAGCCACCACATCTGTTACATTCACCACCAGCAAAGCGACGTAAACCCCTCCATTCACCTATTGGAGGACCCCCCATTATCACCCCACCCTCACAACGAGAGAATAATGTTCCGCAAGCACCACCCGTTACCTCCACTGCCTCACACGAAGAAGATAACTCTGCAGGTAAAGTAATCAACTTGACGATGGGTGCAACAAACtcgggaggaggtggtggtggttcaCCATCTCCCCGACTAGTACCCAAGACGGAATTGAGCCTATCTGAGGAAGACGGACCAG TAGTGATCATGAGGCAGAAGAGCCCCATGAAGAAGACTCTGCTGACCATGATATGTCAAATACTTCAGCTCAAGACCTGCACAGCTTACCCCAACACCTCTCAGCAGCAGTACAAAACTTT ATGTGCTAAATGA